A single region of the Mercenaria mercenaria strain notata chromosome 6, MADL_Memer_1, whole genome shotgun sequence genome encodes:
- the LOC123549075 gene encoding uncharacterized protein LOC123549075 isoform X1 translates to MLSRTNHATTRLLHYKPRFSNLADLRRPFFKFCVNMQDTRPPGHSQRRIDHLKLMNYSMTVDEKKVEALVHTSGLQYSDFDSKNGQPKPWQLTKMLESARFFSHHWPLDDSGRTFRDYAEVTSDRMTFLITSRMDIEYNLYDPSIPKSPLDIKVQGGYVGTSSLNSKTTVLTKCGQPLLSNINHVVSIDGATRRPKVLPDWWREKYAKSGAKFTSLKFEKYTKPDSVEPFIIHVVRSDLDGNNHTNWTCYVRFALDGIYHNAKHGKLDKFKDIDRRGLQSMELLFSGESFDEDKLEVYVWQEDGDEYKVRVHIEKEKNFIFQGTFSFFEQTLY, encoded by the exons ATGTTATCTAGAACAAATCATGCGACAACAAGATTGCTTCATTACAAACCTCGTTTTTCAAACCTTGCTGATCTTAGAAGACCTTTCTTCAAATTCTGTGTAAACATGCAGGATACAAGACCTCCAGGACACAG CCAGAGACGTATTGACCACTTAAAGTTGATGAACTATTCCATGACTGTGGATGAGAAGAAGGTGGAGGCATTGGTTCATACATCTGGTCTACAGTACAGTGATTTTGATTCTAAAA ATGGACAACCAAAACCCTGGCAGTTGACGAAAATGTTGGAGTCTGCTCGATTCTTCTCCCATCATTGGCCTCTGGACGACAGTGGACGAACGTTCAGAGATTATGCAGAGGTAACGTCAGATCGCATGACATTTCTTATTACATCCAGGATGGATATTGAATATAACCTTTATGACCCCAGTATTCCAAAATCTCCACTTGACATTAAAGTTCAGGGCGGATATGTTGGAACATCGTCACTGAATTCCAAAACAACGGTTCTGACAAAGTGCGGCCAGCCGTTGCTAAGCAACATAAACCATGTAGTCAGTATAGACGGAGCGACTCGGCGACCGAAAGTGTTACCCGACTGGTGGCGAGAGAAGTACGCTAAATCTGGAGCAAAATTCACGTCTCTGAAATTCGAAAAGTATACAAAACCAGATTCAGTTGAACCGTTTATTATTCACGTTGTTCGCAGTGACCTTGACGGTAACAATCATACAAACTGGACTTGTTACGTGAGATTTGCGCTTGATGGCATATATCATAATGCAAAACATGGAAAATTGGATAAGTTTAAAGATATAGACAGGCGTGGTCTACAAAGCATGGAACTGTTGTTTTCAGGAGAAAGTTTTGATGAAGACAAATTGGAAGTATATGTATGGCAAGAGGATGGTGATGAATATAAAGTTCGTGTTcatatagaaaaagaaaagaatttcatttttcagGGAACTTTCAGCTTTTTTGAACAGACATTATACTGA
- the LOC123549076 gene encoding uncharacterized protein LOC123549076 isoform X2, with product MLSRTNHVTSRLLHYKPRFSNLADLRRPFYKFCVNMQDTRPPGHSQRRINHLKLMNYSMSVDEEKVEALVHTSGLHYSDFDSKNGQPKPGS from the exons atgttatctaGAACAAATCATGTGACATCCAGATTGCTTCATTACAAACCACGTTTTTCCAACCTTGCTGATCTTAGAAGACCTTTCTACAAATTTTGTGTAAACATGCAGGATACAAGACCTCCAGGACACAG CCAGAGACGTATCAACCACCTAAAGTTGATGAACTATTCCATGTCTGTGGACGAGGAGAAGGTGGAAGCTTTGGTACATACATCTGGTCTACACTACAGTGATTTTGATTCTAAGA ATGGACAACCAAAACCTGGCAGTTAA
- the LOC128557682 gene encoding uncharacterized protein LOC128557682 has product MRAVIQKLAEADPSKFQAVQPVDLQFMYEMSTKCQWPEVRVNAIRIVSTIGGILAQNPNPHPLLKDIGVLLLEVVCKDSDLWVVAESLDSMFDVFGEDHVDPVLKEIGLVEKLKTVAPALKSKVQQNRKSLGEHYPVISTARTNLVRFIKYKASHIK; this is encoded by the exons ATGAGGGCCGTGATACAGAAACTAGCTGAGGCAGATCCTTCCAAG TTTCAGGCAGTACAGCCGGTAGATCTGCAGTTTATGTATGAAATGTCTACCAAGTGCCAGTGGCCAGAGGTCAGGGTCAATGCTATACGTATTGTATCAACCATAGGGGGTATATTGGCTCAGAATCCAAACCCACATCCATTGCTCAAG gaTATAGGAGTATTACTCTTAGAGGTTGTATGTAAGGACTCTGATTTATGGGTAGTGGCTGAATCTCTGGACTCTATGTTTGATGTGTTCGGAGAGGATCATGTTGACCCGGTGCTGAAAGAGATAGGACTCGTTGAAAAACTTAAGACTGTAGCACCTGCACTGAAATCAAAG GTACAACAGAACAGGAAATCACTTGGAGAACATTACCCCGTCATCTCAACTGCTCGTACAAATCTTGTGCGTTTTATAAAATACAAGGCATCACATATAAAATGA
- the LOC123549076 gene encoding uncharacterized protein LOC123549076 isoform X1, with translation MKMLESARFFSHHWPLDDSGRTFRDYAEVTSDRMTFLITSRMDIEYNLYDPSIPKSPLDIKVQGGYVGASSLNSITTVQTKCGQLLLSNVNQVVSIDRSTRRPKVLPDWWREKYAKSGAKFTSLKFEKYTKPDSVEPFNIHVVRSDLDGNNHTNWTCYVRFALDGLYHNAKHGKLDKFKDIDRHGLQSMELLFSGESFDEDKLEVYVWQEDGDGYKVRVHIEKDKSFIFQGTFSFFEQTLY, from the coding sequence ATGAAAATGTTGGAGTCTGCTCGATTCTTCTCCCATCATTGGCCTCTGGACGACAGTGGACGAACATTCAGAGATTATGCAGAGGTAACATCAGATCGCATGACATTTCTTATTACATCCAGGATGGATATTGAATATAACCTTTATGACCCCAGTATTCCAAAATCTCCACTTGACATTAAAGTTCAGGGTGGATATGTTGGAGCATCGTCACTAAATTCCATAACAACGGTTCAGACAAAGTGTGGCCAGTTGTTGCTAAGCAATGTGAACCAGGTAGTAAGTATAGACAGATCGACTCGGCGACCGAAAGTGTTACCCGATTGGTGGCGAGAGAAGTACGCTAAATCTGGAGCAAAATTCACATCTTTGAAATTCGAAAAGTATACAAAACCAGATTCAGTTGAACCGTTTAATATTCACGTTGTTCGCAGTGACCTTGACGGTAACAATCATACAAACTGGACTTGTTATGTGAGATTTGCGCTTGATGGTTTATATCATAATGCAAAACATGGAAAATTGGATAAGTTTAAAGATATAGACAGGCATGGTCTACAAAGTATGGAACTGTTATTTTCAGGCGAAAGTTTTGATGAAGACAAATTAGAAGTATATGTATGGCAGGAGGATGGTGATGGATACAAAGTACGAGTACATATAGAGAAAGACAAGAGTTTCATTTTTCAGGGAACTTTTAGTTTTTTTGAACAGACATTATACTGA
- the LOC123549075 gene encoding uncharacterized protein LOC123549075 isoform X2, with amino-acid sequence MNYSMTVDEKKVEALVHTSGLQYSDFDSKNGQPKPWQLTKMLESARFFSHHWPLDDSGRTFRDYAEVTSDRMTFLITSRMDIEYNLYDPSIPKSPLDIKVQGGYVGTSSLNSKTTVLTKCGQPLLSNINHVVSIDGATRRPKVLPDWWREKYAKSGAKFTSLKFEKYTKPDSVEPFIIHVVRSDLDGNNHTNWTCYVRFALDGIYHNAKHGKLDKFKDIDRRGLQSMELLFSGESFDEDKLEVYVWQEDGDEYKVRVHIEKEKNFIFQGTFSFFEQTLY; translated from the exons ATGAACTATTCCATGACTGTGGATGAGAAGAAGGTGGAGGCATTGGTTCATACATCTGGTCTACAGTACAGTGATTTTGATTCTAAAA ATGGACAACCAAAACCCTGGCAGTTGACGAAAATGTTGGAGTCTGCTCGATTCTTCTCCCATCATTGGCCTCTGGACGACAGTGGACGAACGTTCAGAGATTATGCAGAGGTAACGTCAGATCGCATGACATTTCTTATTACATCCAGGATGGATATTGAATATAACCTTTATGACCCCAGTATTCCAAAATCTCCACTTGACATTAAAGTTCAGGGCGGATATGTTGGAACATCGTCACTGAATTCCAAAACAACGGTTCTGACAAAGTGCGGCCAGCCGTTGCTAAGCAACATAAACCATGTAGTCAGTATAGACGGAGCGACTCGGCGACCGAAAGTGTTACCCGACTGGTGGCGAGAGAAGTACGCTAAATCTGGAGCAAAATTCACGTCTCTGAAATTCGAAAAGTATACAAAACCAGATTCAGTTGAACCGTTTATTATTCACGTTGTTCGCAGTGACCTTGACGGTAACAATCATACAAACTGGACTTGTTACGTGAGATTTGCGCTTGATGGCATATATCATAATGCAAAACATGGAAAATTGGATAAGTTTAAAGATATAGACAGGCGTGGTCTACAAAGCATGGAACTGTTGTTTTCAGGAGAAAGTTTTGATGAAGACAAATTGGAAGTATATGTATGGCAAGAGGATGGTGATGAATATAAAGTTCGTGTTcatatagaaaaagaaaagaatttcatttttcagGGAACTTTCAGCTTTTTTGAACAGACATTATACTGA